A single genomic interval of Dehalogenimonas sp. THU2 harbors:
- the ndhC gene encoding NADH-quinone oxidoreductase subunit A encodes MLTQFGYVGLFLIIAIGFILVTLFIPIILGRLTKIVPRNPSQVKQETYECGMETTGRSWVQFNFRYYIYALMLIVMDVLAVFLYPWAASLGDLGVPAFFIAMFFLFIVTVGYFYAWKKGALEWQ; translated from the coding sequence ATGTTAACCCAGTTCGGCTATGTCGGGCTTTTTTTAATTATTGCCATCGGGTTTATCCTGGTGACGCTGTTCATTCCGATTATTCTCGGCCGGCTCACCAAGATCGTGCCCAGGAACCCGTCCCAGGTTAAACAGGAGACTTACGAATGCGGTATGGAAACCACAGGGCGTTCCTGGGTGCAATTCAATTTCCGCTATTACATTTACGCGCTGATGCTCATCGTCATGGATGTGCTGGCTGTTTTTCTTTACCCCTGGGCGGCCAGCCTGGGTGATCTGGGTGTCCCCGCCTTTTTCATCGCGATGTTTTTCCTCTTCATCGTGACGGTGGGCTATTTTTACGCCTGGAAGAAAGGGGCGCTGGAATGGCAATAG
- a CDS encoding tubulin/FtsZ family protein has protein sequence MKLIIVGLGQAGGRLADEFARMAIKARQERNLRIATDILAINTDTADLSSLTKVKKDSLHRILIGAGHTGGHGVAKISETGAEIAKEERDNLIGIMKKNERFYDADALLLMASGGGGTGSGALPIFARAFKENFRDKPVYAMVALPFEHERLNEERAVFNTAMCLKSANQAADAVILVDNQRFIRKSQSLASNFQKINEMIVTPFYNLLCSGEERKAKSIGTSILDTGDLKETLRGWTGIGYGTVPLDLIVLPFEKTRNYLKKNFENQRGLYAMDEALAEMSVACNPVDAGRAGLLVSGPAREISVELVKDLSERLREVAPAAQQRLGDYPRERGILDVTLMLSDLSEVPILRQFYQESTELAAEFKERQKSRALKTDMTMEAAEGIPTLLD, from the coding sequence ATGAAGCTGATCATTGTCGGTCTGGGACAGGCCGGAGGCAGGCTCGCCGATGAATTCGCCCGGATGGCCATCAAAGCGCGTCAGGAGAGAAACTTACGCATTGCCACCGACATATTAGCGATCAACACCGATACCGCCGACCTTTCCTCATTGACCAAAGTTAAAAAAGACTCCCTTCACCGTATCCTTATCGGCGCCGGTCACACCGGCGGCCACGGGGTAGCCAAGATCTCAGAGACGGGCGCCGAGATCGCCAAAGAGGAGCGGGATAACCTCATTGGCATCATGAAGAAGAACGAACGCTTTTATGATGCCGACGCGCTGCTGCTCATGGCCTCCGGCGGCGGCGGAACAGGCTCGGGCGCACTTCCGATATTCGCCCGGGCGTTCAAGGAGAATTTTCGGGATAAGCCGGTGTACGCCATGGTGGCCTTGCCCTTCGAGCACGAGCGGCTGAATGAGGAGCGGGCTGTTTTCAATACCGCGATGTGCCTCAAGTCCGCCAATCAGGCCGCCGATGCGGTGATCCTCGTGGACAACCAGCGTTTCATCCGGAAAAGCCAGTCACTGGCCAGCAACTTCCAGAAGATCAACGAGATGATTGTCACACCTTTCTATAACCTGCTGTGCTCGGGTGAGGAACGCAAAGCCAAGTCAATAGGCACCTCGATTCTGGACACCGGAGATCTCAAGGAGACGCTGCGCGGCTGGACGGGCATCGGCTATGGCACGGTGCCGCTGGACTTGATCGTTTTACCGTTCGAGAAAACTCGTAACTACCTCAAGAAGAACTTTGAGAACCAGCGCGGTCTATATGCCATGGATGAGGCGCTGGCGGAGATGTCGGTCGCCTGCAACCCCGTTGACGCCGGCCGGGCTGGTCTGCTGGTTTCCGGGCCCGCCCGTGAGATCAGCGTCGAACTGGTCAAAGACCTCTCCGAACGCCTCAGGGAGGTAGCACCGGCGGCGCAGCAGCGCCTTGGTGACTATCCGCGGGAACGCGGAATCCTGGATGTAACGTTGATGCTGTCCGACCTCTCCGAGGTACCCATCCTACGTCAGTTCTACCAGGAATCAACGGAACTGGCGGCGGAGTTCAAGGAGCGGCAGAAGTCCCGCGCCCTGAAAACCGACATGACGATGGAGGCGGCGGAGGGCATACCGACGCTGCTGGATTAG